Proteins encoded in a region of the Hypomesus transpacificus isolate Combined female unplaced genomic scaffold, fHypTra1 scaffold_60, whole genome shotgun sequence genome:
- the LOC124465565 gene encoding uncharacterized protein LOC124465565 isoform X1 — protein MASIVDIDCPKLVKRKESTKKFRYQRQSGTTAEHCCVPLCQNSSKYNGVLSFFTFPVDEELRRKWVVVIRRGHFVITPHTRVCSRHFKEEDIREPTSENGRRLLKKGAVPALFQWNNFSLPPPRPGVWERRPRPPPKESLPESADALGQEDHDYAVGPDPAFVDLVLEENAALQEETRQLRQQVERLTLTQRFGIHRFASSDKDIRFFTRFASHDLLMRFWALIEPSLPSMTSVRQAQRGTLTEANATIHSLQPIDELFLFLNYLALGSKQRDLADRYEVHQSTVSRIITSWSNFLHAVLGSVRIWIPQEQIQEHLPADFKDYPDTNVILDCTELRCQCPSSPLLQSEVFSSYKSHCTLKGLIRIAPHGAITFISGLYAGSISDKQITRECGVLKLLKPGMAAMVDRGFLIDDIAPCKVYRPAFLSGRSQMSACDVRETQAIARLRVHVERLIRRVKEHKFFDSVIPLRLFGSINQIYTVACLLTNYENGPLEKHGLSKCLYLLLL, from the exons ATGGCATCCATCGTCGATATTGATTGTCCAAAGCTAGTCAAGAGAAAAGAATCAACGAAAAAGTTCAGATATCAGCGACAATCTGGTACCACTGCCGAACACTGTTGTGTGCCTTTATGCCAGAACTCAAGTAAGTACAACGGTGTGCTTAGTTTTTTTACCTTTCCTGTGGATGAGGAGCTCAGACGCAAATGGGTAGTCGTCATCCGCAGGGGTCACTTTGTTATTACACCTCACACCCGGGTGTGTAGTCGGCATTTTAAAGAGGAGGATATACGAGAGCCTACATCAGAGAACGGGCGGCGATTACTTAAAAAGGGAGCTGTTCCAGCATTATTTCAGTGGAACAacttctcccttccccctccaagACCGGGTGTCTGGGAGAGAAGACCGAGACCGCCACCTAAGGAGAGCCTTCCAGAAAGCGCAGACGCATTAGGCCAAGAGGACCATGACTACGCCGTGGGTCCCGATCCCGCATTTGTGGACCTGGTGCTTGAGGAAAATGCAGCTCTTCAAGAGGAAACCCGCCAGCTGAGACAGCAGGTCGAGAGACTTACGTTGACGCAGAGGTTCGGCATCCACCGTTTCGCTTCCTCGGACAAAGACATCCGTTTTTTCACCAG GTTTGCATCACATGATCTGCTCATGCGTTTCTGGGCCTTGATCGAACCTTCTCTGCCATCAATGACGAGTGTAAGGCAAGCTCAGAGAGGCACACTCACTGAGGCAAACGCTACCATCCACTCCCTTCAGCCCATCGATGAGCTGTTCCTATTTCTCAATTACCTGGCCCTTGGCTCCAAGCAGCGGGATCTTGCTGACCGGTACGAAGTCCATCAGTCCACAGTCAGTCGGATCATCACATCATGGAGCAACTTCTTACATGCAGTGCTTGGCTCGGTGAGGATTTGGATACCCCAGGAGCAGATCCAGGAACATTTGCCAGCAGATTTCAAGGACTACCCTGACACTAATGTCATCCTTGACTGCACGGAGTTGAGGTGTCAGTGCCCATCTTCCCCGCTCCTCCAGAGTGAGGTATTTTCCAGTTACAAGTCCCACTGCACTCTGAAAGGACTCATTAGGATTGCCCCACATGGGGCAATAACATTCATATCTGGACTGTACGCCGGGTCAATCAGCGACAAACAGATCACACGTGAATGTGGTGTGCTTAAACTCCTGAAACCTGGGATGGCTGCCATGGTAGACAGAGGTTTTCTCATTGATGACATTGCACCGTGCAAAGTTTACAGACCAGCATTCCTGTCCGGCAGGTCTCAGATGTCAGCTTGTGATGTTAGGGAGACCCAGGCCATTGCACGTCTCAGGGTCCATGTTGAGCGTTTAATTCGGCGGGTAAAGGAGCACAAATTCTTTGACTCAGTAATACCCCTTCGGCTTTTTGGAAGCATTAATCAAATTTACACCGTGGCCTGTCTCCTCACAAATTATGAGAACGGGCCTCTTGAAAAGCATGGGCTAAGTAAGTGCTTATATTTGCTTTTATTGTAA
- the LOC124465565 gene encoding uncharacterized protein LOC124465565 isoform X2, with product MPELKPGVWERRPRPPPKESLPESADALGQEDHDYAVGPDPAFVDLVLEENAALQEETRQLRQQVERLTLTQRFGIHRFASSDKDIRFFTRFASHDLLMRFWALIEPSLPSMTSVRQAQRGTLTEANATIHSLQPIDELFLFLNYLALGSKQRDLADRYEVHQSTVSRIITSWSNFLHAVLGSVRIWIPQEQIQEHLPADFKDYPDTNVILDCTELRCQCPSSPLLQSEVFSSYKSHCTLKGLIRIAPHGAITFISGLYAGSISDKQITRECGVLKLLKPGMAAMVDRGFLIDDIAPCKVYRPAFLSGRSQMSACDVRETQAIARLRVHVERLIRRVKEHKFFDSVIPLRLFGSINQIYTVACLLTNYENGPLEKHGLSKCLYLLLL from the exons ATGCCAGAACTCAA ACCGGGTGTCTGGGAGAGAAGACCGAGACCGCCACCTAAGGAGAGCCTTCCAGAAAGCGCAGACGCATTAGGCCAAGAGGACCATGACTACGCCGTGGGTCCCGATCCCGCATTTGTGGACCTGGTGCTTGAGGAAAATGCAGCTCTTCAAGAGGAAACCCGCCAGCTGAGACAGCAGGTCGAGAGACTTACGTTGACGCAGAGGTTCGGCATCCACCGTTTCGCTTCCTCGGACAAAGACATCCGTTTTTTCACCAG GTTTGCATCACATGATCTGCTCATGCGTTTCTGGGCCTTGATCGAACCTTCTCTGCCATCAATGACGAGTGTAAGGCAAGCTCAGAGAGGCACACTCACTGAGGCAAACGCTACCATCCACTCCCTTCAGCCCATCGATGAGCTGTTCCTATTTCTCAATTACCTGGCCCTTGGCTCCAAGCAGCGGGATCTTGCTGACCGGTACGAAGTCCATCAGTCCACAGTCAGTCGGATCATCACATCATGGAGCAACTTCTTACATGCAGTGCTTGGCTCGGTGAGGATTTGGATACCCCAGGAGCAGATCCAGGAACATTTGCCAGCAGATTTCAAGGACTACCCTGACACTAATGTCATCCTTGACTGCACGGAGTTGAGGTGTCAGTGCCCATCTTCCCCGCTCCTCCAGAGTGAGGTATTTTCCAGTTACAAGTCCCACTGCACTCTGAAAGGACTCATTAGGATTGCCCCACATGGGGCAATAACATTCATATCTGGACTGTACGCCGGGTCAATCAGCGACAAACAGATCACACGTGAATGTGGTGTGCTTAAACTCCTGAAACCTGGGATGGCTGCCATGGTAGACAGAGGTTTTCTCATTGATGACATTGCACCGTGCAAAGTTTACAGACCAGCATTCCTGTCCGGCAGGTCTCAGATGTCAGCTTGTGATGTTAGGGAGACCCAGGCCATTGCACGTCTCAGGGTCCATGTTGAGCGTTTAATTCGGCGGGTAAAGGAGCACAAATTCTTTGACTCAGTAATACCCCTTCGGCTTTTTGGAAGCATTAATCAAATTTACACCGTGGCCTGTCTCCTCACAAATTATGAGAACGGGCCTCTTGAAAAGCATGGGCTAAGTAAGTGCTTATATTTGCTTTTATTGTAA